CAGGCCGTCCGCTCCGCGGGCCGGTGGGGGTCTTCGGGAAGAAGACAGGACCGGCAAGGCCCGGTTCTCCAACCCCCATGAAGGAGTAATTCCATGCATGTCATGAAGGTCGATCCGCGCGCGCTGAACGAGAATCCCGACCGTTCGCGCCAGACCAAGTCCACCCCGCAGGCAGACCTGTTGCTGCTTGCGACCATCAAGGCTGTCGGTATCGTTCAGCCCCCGGTGATCTTTCAGCAGACCGATGGCGGCAATGGCTATGTCATCGATTCCGGTCATCGCCGTGTCCGGCAGGCAATCAAAGCCGGTCTTGAAGAGATCGACGTGATCGTTGTCGAGGCTTCCAACGACAATGGCGCAATGCGCTCGATCGTCGAGAACACGGCGCGCGATCCGCTCAACCCAGTCGATCTTTGGCGCGCAATCGAGCGCCTGGTTGCTCTGAGCTGGACCGAGGAGGCGATTGCGATTGCTCTGTCACTCACGGTTCGCCGTGTCCGTCAGCTCAGGCTAATGGCCAATGTGCTGCCGGCCATGCTCGATCACATGGCGAAGGGCGATATGCCCAACGAGCAGCAGCTACGCACGATCGCATCCGCCTCGCTCGATGAGCAGAAGGAGGTCTGGAAGGCCAACAAGCCGTCGAAGTCCGACCCCAGGGCGAACTGGTGGGGCATTGCCAATGCGCTGACGAAGACGCGCATGTTCGCCAAGGACGCCAGCTTCGATGACGAGCTTGCGCGCGCCTATGGCATCGAATGGGAGGAAGACCTGTTCGGTCCCGCCGACGAGGATGGCCGCTACACCACCAATGTGGAAGCCTATCTCGGCGCGCAGCAGGAATGGATGACCAACAACCTGCCCAAGCGCGGCATCGTTGCCGAAACCGGCGACTACGGCGAGGTCAAGCTGCCGAAGAAGGCAGAGCGCGTCTATGGCAAGCCGACGAAGTCGGATCACACCGCCATGTATATCGACCGACAGGGCAAGGTGCAGAGTGTCGTCTATCGCATGCCCGAGGAGAAGAAAGCGAAGGGCGACGCCGGTGATACGGATGTGGCTCCGACTGCACGACCCGACGTCACCCGCAAGGGGCTCGACATGATCGGCGACCTGCGCACCGACGCCCTGCATGAGGCGCTTGCCCGAGCACCGATCGAGGACGACACGCTGATGGCGCTGCTCGTTCTGGCCTTTGCCGGCATGAACGTCTCGGTGACATCAGGGGCCAGCGGCGCATCGCCCTATGGGTCGGCCAATCTTGGCGAACATGCTGCACGGCTATTCAACCCCGAAGGCGCTTTCGCCTTCGACATGGACACGCTGCGCATCGCGGTTCGGTCCGTGTTGATCGAGGTGCTGTCATGCCGCTCGGGTCGGTCGAAGAGCGGCACTGTCGCGCTCGTTGCCGGCGATGCGGTCGGCGCTGACGGCTTCCTCGCCAATATGGGGACGGAGGAGTTCCTGTCGTGCCTGTCGCGTCCGGCTCTGGAGGCATCGTGCAAGGACACGCCGGTCCTGCCGTGCCGGAAGGTGAAGGACACGCGCGCCGCTCTGGTCGAGCATTACGCAGAGGGACGGTTCGTCCACGCTTCTGCGCTGTTCGAGCCGAACGCGATCAAGCTCGCAAACTGGCTCAAGGAGAACGAGCCAGTCGCCGAGGATCAGGACGAGGGTGACGACGATCAGGTCGATCACGCCGACGAGTCCGAAGGCGAAGAGTTCGACGAGCCATTCCGCGAAGCCGCCGAATAGGCCGTCCCTTCTCTTTCCGAATGCCATTCCGCCGCCGGGTCACACCGGCGGCGTTTTCATTTTCAGCAACAGATAGGTTTGCACCATGTCAGCATCGCTGATCTTCGACATTGCCCCGATAGGCTCGATCGTCTCCTGGTCGGACAGGACCCCGCGTCCGCCCGAGCGCCACCGCAAGAAGCTATCGGCGTGGAAGGGCTCCAATAGCTTTGGACGCCTGATCCGCAAGCAGGGCCAGCGCATCATGGGCAGTGTGATTCTGCCCGCCAGCTTCACCCTCCATGAAGGCGATCATGGCGCGCATGGCGTGGTCGTCATCCGCGTGCATCGCAGCTTCTCCGTCAACACGAACCTGCGCTTCACCGTGCTCGAGCGCCCTGCCATCGGATCGGTGCGGATATTTGACCGCGCTGGCGACAATGCCGAGCTCGTGCATCTCGCCGGCAGCAGGCAGCAGGCCGAGGAATGGCTGTCGCGCCATGGCTATCCGCGCGCCGTCATGCAAACCGTGTCGGCCGACGAGGTTGCCGCCGACAGCGTTGAGGGGAGGGCGGCGTAATGGCGAACTCCCCGCACACAACAACAACGGGCTCCACTTCCCGGTTTCCGGAGGTGGAGTTCGGCCACACGGCAGACGGCATGTTCGCCGCCCGTGTGGCCGACAACGCTTTTGCCATGGCGCCGTGCCGCGACGGTTCTCATTATCTCGTGACGGCCTGGCGGATCGGCAGGCCGATCACTGAGTGGAAACGCGCCGATTTCTATGGCCATTCCGGCTCGCTCGCCGACGAAGCCGGCTTCCGCGCCAGAGTTCTGGAAAATGCGGAGCATCAGCGTGAGAAGCTGGCGCTCGGTCGGCGCGAGATCCACTCGAGCGCCTCTACGCCATGGGGCCCGTCTCAGGGCGGCACTGTCTTTGCCGAGGGCATCACCTGCCACTCGACCGCCGGCCATGGCGGTTTCCATCTGTCGGCCGATCGTAACCGCAAAGTCCATCCGTCGCTGCGCGCCAATCGCGGTTGGTATGAAGAAGATGAGTGCTGGGCGATCGTCGCGATCAGCTTCCCTCATCTCTTCACCAGCTTCGAACGGCGTTGCGCGGAATCTACGATGAAGGACAGTTGGCCCGACCAGTGGGAGGCCATCACTGGCATAGTCCTTCAGCCGGGTGAATCCCGCACGAAGGACGAGCGCGCCTTCCTCGCAGAACATGCCGATGACTGGCTGGTGCAGTCGGCCATCATGTCCGATCCGCATCCGGGCTTCACCGAGGTCATCGCGACCAGAGGCGGTTGCCGTGAGGATGGCGTCGAGCGCCGGCGTTTCCTCGTCCCTTCGTCCGAATACAAGATGGGGCGCTTTGGCTTCGTCATCGATACCGGACGTCATGCCGAGTATAGCGATGCGTCGAGCTTTCCGGGCATCCACGGCAAGAGGGTCGCGTGATGGCCGCCCTCGATCCCCGCGCGCGTCTCTTCCGCATGGAGGAGGCACGTCGCCAGACCCAGCATCAGCTCAGCATGATTGAGCGCCAGATCACCCGGCGAATGACTGCGTTGATCCCGCAATTGCAGCCTAAGCGAAAAGCCTTCCATCGCGGCAGGCCACCCGATCCGGCATCGTTCCTCGAACGCTACCGGTCCAATCTTGCCGCGATCACGGCTGAGCGTCAGCACGAGATCGATGCCCTGTCGCGCAAGCTGGCGCGGCAGGAGGACGCGATTGTGGTGTTTCGCAGGCGTTATGCGCTCGGAGCTGCTCAAGCCGCTTAGAGGCCTCGACTCTTACGGGTCGAACAAGGCGCTCAACCTCTTTTTTTGATGCCGGTGTCTGTGAGCAGCCCTTGGCCCTTCTTGCCGGCGGGTTTGCTGCGGTCTGAACCAGCGGCTTGCCGCTTCAAGGCCGCTATCGCGCCGCAGAGCGGCCGAAGCACAGCCGATCTCGGCAGGGTTACCCCGCGCACTGCGCAGGGACCAGTGAAGAACTGGCCCACGCTTGTCCGCAAGCCAGCCCCGCTCGCCTGTCTGGCTCCGGACCCTGAAGCGCCCAGCTTGCGCCGGTTCTGTTTGACCGCACCCGCAGGCAAGAAGGGCCGAGGGCCAATCACCTGAAGGGCATCGTCAGAAAGGTAAGCTCAATGTCCAGTTCAACCCGTCAA
This region of Mesorhizobium sp. CAU 1732 genomic DNA includes:
- a CDS encoding ParB/RepB/Spo0J family partition protein — its product is MHVMKVDPRALNENPDRSRQTKSTPQADLLLLATIKAVGIVQPPVIFQQTDGGNGYVIDSGHRRVRQAIKAGLEEIDVIVVEASNDNGAMRSIVENTARDPLNPVDLWRAIERLVALSWTEEAIAIALSLTVRRVRQLRLMANVLPAMLDHMAKGDMPNEQQLRTIASASLDEQKEVWKANKPSKSDPRANWWGIANALTKTRMFAKDASFDDELARAYGIEWEEDLFGPADEDGRYTTNVEAYLGAQQEWMTNNLPKRGIVAETGDYGEVKLPKKAERVYGKPTKSDHTAMYIDRQGKVQSVVYRMPEEKKAKGDAGDTDVAPTARPDVTRKGLDMIGDLRTDALHEALARAPIEDDTLMALLVLAFAGMNVSVTSGASGASPYGSANLGEHAARLFNPEGAFAFDMDTLRIAVRSVLIEVLSCRSGRSKSGTVALVAGDAVGADGFLANMGTEEFLSCLSRPALEASCKDTPVLPCRKVKDTRAALVEHYAEGRFVHASALFEPNAIKLANWLKENEPVAEDQDEGDDDQVDHADESEGEEFDEPFREAAE